CCGAGCGCACCGACCGCGACGAGCGGCGCAGCCAACCGCGCCACGTTTCTGAAGAACCTAGACATCGTCATTCCTCCGAAAGAGAGCCCGCGAGCCCAACGATTTGGACGGCCGGCTGCACGAAATGATGCAAGATTCGCGCTCGCGGGTGGCACGACACCGAGCGCCCGAACGCGCAGTGTTCGCCAAGAGCCGGGCACACGGCGCGAGAACGGACGTTCACGGGGTTCGCCGGGTCACGGCGCCAGGGCCCGGTCGAGGGCGCCGGAGAGTACCGGCGCGTCGCTGGCCCCCTCGATGCGCTCCTGGCCGATCCAGAGCGTTGGGAGGCCGTGACCGCCGGCGACCTTGAACTCCTCCGAGTCGGCGAGGATCCGCGCGTCGGTGGAGGGATCCTTCACGCACGCACGGTAGGCCTCGAGATCGACGCCGGAGGCCTTCGCGACGTCCTCGCAGCCGCGCGGGTCGAGGTCGGAGGGGGGCGTGGCGAAGAGCGCGTCGGCGACCGCGTCACCCTTGCCGAGCTTGTCGGCGCAGACGCTCGCGCGCGCCGCGTTGATGGCGTTCAGGTGCATCGGCAGCGGCACCTGCTTGCGGGCCACGCGGACGCGGTCGGCGTGGCGTTTGAGCAGCGGCGCGAGCTCCTTGTGGTTGCGCCGACACCAGGGGCACTCGAAGTCGACGAAGTCGACGACCGTGGCCTTGCCGGGCGGCGTCTTGGCGAGCTCGGCGCGAATGGCCGGGGGCACCGAGGGCTTCACCACGAGCGAGAGCGCCGCGGGCACGACCATCGAGGCCGTCAACAGGCCCGCCGTGGCCATCGACGCGCCGCGGCCGGGCGGCGGGTCCCACGCGGTGCGGTAGCGGACCACGGCGGCGCCGAGGAGCAGCACCGCCGCCACGTCCGAGACGACGCAGTAAGGGCAGAGCTGTCGCATGCGGAACTGCACGCCGAGGAGGGCCACGGAGACGACGGCGGCGAAGGTGGCCATGCACGCCTGCGCGAAGCGGACCTGGGCGCCGCGAAGCCCCGTGAGCACGCCGAGCATGACGAACGCGGCGACGCCGAACGCGGGCGTGGGGACGCCGAGAACGTGGGCGAACACCGTGCGCTTCACAGCGTCGCAGCCGCCCCCCTGTGCGCAAAAGATAGGCACGGGTCGCGTGTAGTCTACAAGCAATACGGTGCTCGCGGCGAGGGCGAACAGGGCCGGCACGAGGAGCGAGGCCCAGCGGGCAGCGTCGTTGGCGCGCATCGAGGTGGTCTCTTCCTTCGCCCGCAGCGCGCGAGAACGCAAGCGCGACGACCGCCACCGAGCTTTGTCGCCGCGCGTTTCTCGCGTATCGCTCGTCGCGATGACCTCCAAGAACGGCACCCTGCCCACCCTGCCGAGCCGCGCCACGATCCTCGAGCTTCTTGCCGGGAAGGATCACGCCGTCCACGCGCACGAGATCGGGATGACCTTGGGGGTCCCCGAGGCGCTCTACCCTGGGCTGCTCAGGCTGCTCGACGACCTCGTATTCGACGGCCTCCTCTCTGCGCGCGACGGTCACAAGTTCCGCACGAGCTCTCGCGGCCGCGCGCGCGAGCAGGCGGTGGCCGAGCGCCGCCTCGCGAGCAAGCCCGCGCCGGAGCCCGCGCGGGGGGAGGCCCCTGCCAGGCCCGCCAAGTCCGCGAAGGGCCTACCCCGCCGCGAGCCGGCCCCGGCGACGCCGAAGGCTGTTGCGCCCGCTGCCCCCTCTCGGGCGCGGCCGGGGGCGCCGGAGACGCCGCGACGTGAGCTGCGCCCCGGCGAACGCGAGGGCTCGCTCAGCGTGAACGCCCGCGGCTTCGGGTTCGTCTCCGGCGGCGACAAGGGCGACGACATTTACGTGCCCGAGGAGGCCCTCGCGGGCGGCCTCCATGGCGATCGCGTGATCGCGCGGATCGTTGGCCGAGGGCCGCGTGGGGCCGAGGGGCGCGTGGTCGAGATCCTCCAGCGCGGCTCGCCCCGCGTGGTCGGCACGCTGCGGCGGCGCGGCACCTCGGCGTGGCTCGAGCCCGACGACACGCGGATTCGGGGCCCCATCCACCTCACGGCGAGCGTGGACTCCGCCGGCGAGGAGGGGAACAGCGGCCGCGACGGTCAGGCCGCGGTGGTGCGGATCACGCGCTTCCCGGAGAGCCCGAACGAGGCGCTCGAGGGGAAGATCGAGGCGGTCCTCGGCACGCCCGGCGAGCTGTCGGTCGAGGCCGCGAAGCTCCTCATCATGGCGCAGATTCAGGAGGTGCACACCGACGCGGCCATCGCGGAGGCGGAGCGCTTCGGGACCGAGGTCCCAGACGAGCTGCTCGCGGGACGCGAAGATCTCACGCACCTCCCGCTGCCGACGATCGATCCGCGCGACGCGCGCGACCACGACGACGCGGTGTGGGTCGAGCGCACCGACGACGGCGGCTACCGAGCGGTCATCGCGATCGCCGACGTGTCTTCGTACGTGCGACCCGGCTCCGCGCTCGACGACGAGGCGAAGGCGCGCGGCTGCAGCATCTACCTCCCCGAGCGCGCGATCCCGATGTTGCCGCGGGCCCTCTCCTCGAGCCTCTGCTCCCTCTTGCCTGGCGTCACGCGGCTCTGCCTCGCGGTCGACGCCCGCCTCGACGCGGCAGGAAACGTCAAGAGTTTCCGCGTGATACGAGGCTTCATGAAGAGCCAAGCGAAGCTCTCGTACGAGGACGTCGCCGTCACGCTGGGCTTCCTCGACGACGAGCCGGAGAGCGCCGCAGCCACGGCGCTGCGCCCCGGCCTCGAGATCGCCTACGAGCTCTCTCGCGTCCTCCGCGGGCGCCGCATGGAACGCGGCGCGCTCGACTTCGAGCTCCCCGAGCCCAAGATCACCCTGGAAGAGGGGCTACCCGTCGCGGTCACGAAGCGCAGCCAGAACCCGGGCATCAAGAAGGCGTACTCGCTCATCGAGGAGCTCATGCTCCTCGCCAACGAGGTGGTCGCGGGCTGGCTCGTCGAGCGCAACCTCCCGTCGCTCTTCCGCGTGCACCTGCCGCCCGACGAGACCAAGCTCCAGAAGCTCGGCGTGATGTGCGCAGAGCTCGGCGTCGAGTTCGACGTAGAACACACGAAGGACCCGAAGGCCCTCGCCGGCCTCTTGAAGACGTTCGCCAAACACCCGCTGTCGGCGGTGCTGAACTCTCTCCTGCTCCGCAGCATGAAGCAGGCCACCTACGACGTGCAGAACCTCGGGCACTTCGGCCTCGCGTCGAAGGCCTACCTGCACTTCACCTCGCCCATCCGGCGCTACCCCGACGTGTGGGTGCACCGCACGGTGCACGCGCTCGCCCTGGGTGAGCGGCCGGAGCGCGACGTCGACGTGCTCGGCGAGGCCGCCGTCATGTCGTCGCAGAACGAGCGCAAGGCGATGGAGGTCGAGCGCGGCATCGTCGACCTTTATCGTGCATACTACATGAAAGATCACATCGGCGAGCGCTTCGTCGGCCGCGTGTCGGCGGTCGTCGGGAGCGGCGTCTTCGTCGCGCTCGACGAGCCTTTTCTGGAGGTGCTCGTGCGGGTCGAGGACCTGGGCGGGCTCGACTACGAGGTCGACGACTCGGGCCTCCGCGTGATCGGTCGGCGCTCGGGCGACGTCATCTCTCTGGGAGACGGGATGCTGGTCGAGGTCATCGACGTGTCGCTTCAGCGGCGCACCGTGCTCGGCAAGCGAATCTCGGGCACGAAGGCCGAGCGGCTTGGCCTCGCCAAGCTGCGCGAGAGTGTGCCCGGCGTGGTCGACGACGAGGGCGCCGTCCGTGGCGGCGCGCGCTCGGCACCGCAACGGCACCGCAACAAGAAGCCGCCGAAGGGCTCCAAGAACCGGGTGGTCGGCTCGCGCACGCCGCGATCGCCCGGCGCGAAGGCCGGGTCGAAGGCCGCGGCCGGGGCGAAGTCGAGCGCGCGGAAGCCCGCCGGTGGCAAGGCCGCGAAGTCGGCGAAGCCGACGCGGCCCGGCGGCGGCAAGAAGAAGCGCTGACAAACCTCGAGCGCGCTCGGCGTCGAGACGCGGAGCGCGCGCGAGGGAAGAGGAGACGCTCGAGCGGCTCTCTCCTCGGCGCTCTAGCGCCGGCGGCGCGCCAGGACAGCGCCCACGGCCGCGAAAATCCCGAGGGCGCCGAGCGGGGACGTCGGGCTCGACTGCCCGGGGGCGGTCTCGCACGCGCAGCCCGTAGGTTCGGGGGTGTCCCCGCCGGCGGGGGGCGTAGTCGGCGACGGCGGCGTGGTCGGGGTGGTGGTCGGCGACGGCGGCGTGGTCGGCGCAGGCGGCGTGGTCGGCGACGGCGGCGGTCCTCCGTCGGTGCCCGCGCCTCCGTCGGTGCCCGCGCCTCCGTCGGTGCCCGCGCCTCCGTCGGTGCCCGCGCCTCCGTCGGTGCCCGCGCCTCCGTCGGTGCCCGCGCCTCCGTCGGTGCCCGCGCCCCCGTCGGTGCCCGCGCCCCCGTCGAGGATGCCGGAGTCGGCGCCCGCGTCGCCACCGCCGGTGGGATCGCCAGGCAGGATGGGCATGCCGGGTTGGAAGAGGTTGTCCTCCTCGCCGGTCACCACCACGACCTGCGCGCGATCGATGCCCGTGAAGATCTGCCGATAGGTCTTCGGGGCCGCGATGTCCATGAGGCCGCGGATCATCGCCATCGAGCCGCCCGGCGTGCGGGAGAAGTAGCTCGGCATCGCGTTCGAGATGCTGTCGAGGTACTGCGTGGCCGGCGCGCCGCCGTTGACCGTCGAGATGCGGTTGGCGAGGGTCGGATCGACGTAGGCGAAGGTGTCGCAGCCGTTCACCATCCACATGACGTACTGGTTGGCGACGAACTGCCCCTTGCCCATCAGCGTGCGGACGTTCTCACCGAGGCCGGCGTGGCCGTTGTAGAGGATCATGTCCGCGGTGGGCGTGAGCGGGTCGTACCAAGCGTCGAAGTTCGCGCCGTCCTGGTAGATGCGGTAGCCGACGAGCATCACGTCGACGTTCAGCTCACGGGGCGTCTCGCCCGGGTTCGACGGAAGGACGGCGTGCACGGACACCTGCGGCATCGCCGAGCCTGGCGTGTTGGTCAGCCCTGGCGTCTCGGTGATGAGCGCGGGGTCGGGCTGCAGGCTCCGCGCGTACGAGCGCACCGTGCTCACGAAGGTGTTGTAGTCGCGGATGCCGGCGTCAGTGTCCAACGTGGCGCCGCTCTCGTTGCGGCCGAACATCGCGACAACGTTGAACTTTCGGTCCGACCAGACCTTGTTGTACTCGGGCAGCTTGCCCGTGGTGTTCTCGACCGAGGTCGTCACCGTGGCGACGGGCATCGACGTGTCGGCCGGGGACAGCGCGCACGCGGCCACGGCGGGCCGGTAGTAGTACCAGAAGCTGCCACGGTCGGAGCCGCTGCCCTCGCCGCCGACACAGGTCGTGTTGTACGTGCTGACCCAAGCGTCGAGGCCCGCCGTGGTGCCGTCGCCCGGGAGCATCAGGGTGTAGGTCGCGGGCACCGACGCCTTGCGCCCCCACGCGACGGGCAGCTTGGCGTGGTAGGTGACGCTGTACGCGCCGGCCGCGCCGGTCGCCACGATGTTGGTGAGCTCGAGCTTCTCGAACTGGCCCACCGAGCTCAGGCCGTTCAGCTGGCCCACCGAGAACATGAGCTGCGACCTGATCTGGTTGCGCAGCGTCGCCACGGTGGACGTGGTCGAGCTCATCGTCCCGTCGAACTCGAAGTCGAGCAGCACCGCTTCGTTGCTGTCGAAGGCCTGTTCGCCCTCGCCGAGCGGCGCGGGCGCGCTCGTGGGCCCGGAGCTGCAGCTGATGAGGGCGAGGAGGAGCGGAGTCGCGAGGAGTCTTCGCATGATGATCTTCCCTGGTGTCGACGGGCCGACGGATCTTACGGTTCTGACACGATCGAGGGGCGAGAGCCAGCCCCCTCGTCGCGGTCTCCCCCGCTTCCCGCCGCGGCCGGGCGGCGCGACGAGCGCCCGTGCTAGGGTCAGGGCCATGAACCTCGCCCGCCGCCGTTCGCTCGGAGCCGTCGCCGGCCTCCTGTTCGTCGTCACGTCCGCGGCCTGTGGCGAGCCAAGACGCCCCGACGGTGGCGAGGGGCTGCTGCCGGCGGGCGCGCAGGCGCCGGATCTCGAGGGGAAGAACCCCGAGGGGCGCCGCCTGCGCCTCAGCGCGGCGGGCGACAAGGTCAAGGTTGTTTACTTCTACCCGAAAGACCAGACGCCCGGGTGCACCAAGGAGGCCTGCGCCTTCCGTGACGCCTACGCCAAGCTCGAAGGCGCCGGCGTCGTGGTCTTCGGGGTCTCGAAGGACTCCGAGGCGAGCCACGACGAGTTCGCGAAGAAGCACTCGCTGCCCTTCTTCCTCGCGGCGGACGAGTCGGGCGCGGTGGTGAAAGCGTACGGCGTGGGCTCGACGCTGGGCATGGCGTCGCGCGTGACCTTCCTCGTGGGCCGCGACAACCGCGTGCTCAAGGTCTTCCCCAGCGTCGACCCCGCCGTGCACGTGGACGAGGTGCTCGCCGCCCTCCCGAAATGAGGCGCTCTCGTCCGTTCCGCCGGGCGCGAAGAGGAGACCCCGCCACCCGCAAGGGTGGAGGGGTCTGTGCTGGGCCATTGCAGGACTGGGCGGAGAAGTAGGCGGCAGACGCCCGAGCGTTGGGGGGGGGATGAACGCCCGGGCGCGTGCCTGCCAACGGTAAAGCACGCGCCACGCCAACTCTGGCCCCCGCGATTGCAGCAGGTTGCGAGGCCCCCAACGCGAGCGGGGTTTCGTTTTCGAAGCCCGCCCACCGAAGCTGAACGAGCCCCGAGAGGGCGAACCAAGGGGTAGGCGAGACTCCGCGGGGCTACCGCTCCGGGCGCGTCGTAGGCGGAGGACCGAAGCTCACCTCGACGACGGCGCTCGGCTCGGCGAACGCCTCGTCGAACCCCTCGAGCTTCGAGTGCGCGACCGGGCGCGCCACCGGCGCGCGGAAGACCGCGAGGTACGCCGCGCGGAGGGCGTCGCGCATCTCGCGGGCAGAGTCGTACCGCCCGTCTCGCTCGAACGACAGCGCCTTGTCGACGACGTCGCCGATCTCGGGAGGCACGCGAGGGGCGAGCGACAGCAAGGGCCGCGGGGGCGTCCGCATCGCGGAGAACAGGCGATCGACCGAGCTGCGGCCCTCGTGCACGACGAAGCCCGAGAGCATGTGGAAGAGGACCGCGCCGACCGCGAACAGATCGCTCCGCGCGTCGATGCGATCCGGCAGCCCCTGCGCCTGCTCGGGGGGAATGTACGAAGCCGTGCCGAGTACGGTGCCCACGCCCGTCGCCTTGCCGAGCGAGCGATCCTTCAGTCGCGCGAGGCCGAAGTCAAGCACCTTGACTACTCCCGCCCGCGTGACGAACAGGTTGCCCGGCTTGATGTCGCGGTGGACGACGCCGGCCTCGTGGAACGCCTCGAGCACGTCGAGCACCTGGAAGCCCACGGCGAGCGCGTCGGTCATGGGCATGGTCCCACCCGACCCCTTGAGCCATCGATCGATCGACTGGCCCTCGAGCAGCTCCATCACGAGCAGGACCTCGTTGTGCACGGGGTCGTCGTGGTCGTCGAGGATCTGCACGGCGCCGGGGTGCTCGATCAGGTTCGCGACGTAGCCTTCCCGGAGAAAGCGCGCGCGCAGATCGGGGTCCTTCGCGATGTGTTCGTGCAGCACCTTCAACGCCACGCGCTTGCCGTTGCGGTGGGTGCCCGCATAGACGGCCGCCATCCCGCCCATGTCGATGAGCGACTCGATGGTCCACTTGCCAGCGTAGGCTCGACCGACCCGCGCGACAGCGAGATCTCGTAGGGTTCCGGGGTGCATGGGGCGGCGCGAAGGCGCCTCGCGCCCCGCGGCGGATGAGGGTACGGGCGGACGCCCGCGAGCGCAACGCGCGCCTCAGGTCACGCCGGCGAGCGCGAGCGCGGCGCACCCCACGAGGGTCCCGAGCTCGAGGCGCGCCGTCACCCGATCGCCGAGCCGGGAGCGGAGCCGGTCGGCGGCGAGGTTCCCCGCGAAGATCCCCACGGCGAGCAGCGCGGCGAGGGGCACCTGCGCGCCCGTGAGCATGCCCGACGACCCGTAGGCGACGAGCCGCGCGGCGTGGAGCGCCGTCGCGATCGCCGCGACGGTGCCGACGAACGCCGCCCCGCGGAGGCCGGTCGAGTGCACCAGGGGCCCGAGGAGCAGGCCGGCGCCGCCCGAGGTGCCCGCGAGCGCCCCGATGACCGCGGCCGCAGGCGCGAGCGCCCGGTGGGGCACGCTCGCCTTGAGCCACCCTGCCGCCTTCAACACCGCGAGCGCCGTGACGAGCACGAGGGCCCCCGAGAGCAGCCACGCGGGGGCGGCCCCCGCGAAGCGCCCCCCTAAGTAGGCGCCCGGCACGACGCCGAGGACCAAAGTCGCAGCCAAGCGGTGGGCGACCACCCGACGGCAGAGCCAAGCGCGGTGCATGTTCCCAAAGAGCAGCGCCGGGGTCGTGAGCGCGAGCGCGCCGTGGGGGCCCACGACCGAGCTCAGCGCGAGGACGAGCAACAGGCCGCCGCCTTGCCCGGCGAGGGTCGTGACGACGCCACCGACGAACCCGAGCGGAACGAGGAGCGCGGCTGCCATCGGAACCATGAGGGCACTTTGGAGCCAACGGGGGCATTCGTCCCATTGATTCTTTTATGGTTCAGCATAGACCGTGTTTATGTTCGAGCTGCTCCAGACCTTCGTATTCGTCGCGGAGGAGGGCACCATCACCGCGGCCGCGCGGCGCGCTCACGTGACCCAGCCTGCGCTCACGTCGGCGCTGAAGCGCCTCGAGGCCCTCGTCGGGGCGACGCTCGTGGTGCGCTCACGGCCGCGCGTGGCGCTCACCGCGGCGGGCAGCGCGCTGCTCCCCCACGCGCGCGCGGCGCTCACCTCCGCGCGCGATGGGCTCCGCGCCGTCGAAGAGGTCGCGGGCCTCGCCGCGGGGGAGGTGCGCCTCGGGGCCGGCGCCACGGCCTGCGCCTACTTCCTGCCGCCCATCCTCGCGGAATTTCGCCGACGCTACCCGCGCGTCGCCATCGTGCTGCGCGAGGCGACGCACCCCGACCTCGCGCTCGGCCTCGCGGCGGGCGAGTTCGACCTCGCGGTGGTCTCGCGCTCGCCGAGCGCCGGCGCGACCCGTCACGAGGCGGGCGACGACCTCTTCTGCGAAGACGAGCTCGTGCTCGTGCGGGCGCCCGAGCTCGTCGACGCCTCGCCCGAGCGCACGCCCTTCGTGACGTTCCCGCGGGGCGCACACGCGCGAGCCGCGCTCGACGAGCTGTTCCCGGGCGCGACCATCGCGATGGAGATCGCGAGCATCGCCGCGGTGAAGGCGAACGTGCGCGCGGGCATGGGGCTCGGCCTCGTGAGCCGCCGCGCGGCGCTCCGCGATCTCGCGCGGGGCGACCTGGTCCTCGTGCCGAGCCCGCTCACGCCGCGCAAGCGGTCGCTCGTGATCGCCCACCGAGGGCTGTCACGCCTCCCGCCGGCGGCGGCGGCCCTCCGCGAGCTGCTGCTGGCGCGGCGCCCCGCCCCGGTGACCGCGCCGGCGACCGCCGCGACGGAGCTCAGTCGTCGTCGTCGTCCACGCTCTCGTCGGCCGCACCCTTGAGGGTCACGCCGGGGGTCTGCACGGCGACGAGCTTCATGTGATCGAGGTACCAGGTCGTCGTCGTGCGGCGCCTGCGGCTCGGGCCGGTCGTCTTCGAGGTGGAGGAGTAGGCGAACTCCACGTCGCCCTCGCACGACTTGATGCCGCCGGTGGCGAACATCGACGAGCCCTTCACGTGGGCCACGCCGGTGTTGTTCTCGCCGCGGGTCTTCA
The window above is part of the Myxococcales bacterium genome. Proteins encoded here:
- a CDS encoding VacB/RNase II family 3'-5' exoribonuclease, whose product is MTSKNGTLPTLPSRATILELLAGKDHAVHAHEIGMTLGVPEALYPGLLRLLDDLVFDGLLSARDGHKFRTSSRGRAREQAVAERRLASKPAPEPARGEAPARPAKSAKGLPRREPAPATPKAVAPAAPSRARPGAPETPRRELRPGEREGSLSVNARGFGFVSGGDKGDDIYVPEEALAGGLHGDRVIARIVGRGPRGAEGRVVEILQRGSPRVVGTLRRRGTSAWLEPDDTRIRGPIHLTASVDSAGEEGNSGRDGQAAVVRITRFPESPNEALEGKIEAVLGTPGELSVEAAKLLIMAQIQEVHTDAAIAEAERFGTEVPDELLAGREDLTHLPLPTIDPRDARDHDDAVWVERTDDGGYRAVIAIADVSSYVRPGSALDDEAKARGCSIYLPERAIPMLPRALSSSLCSLLPGVTRLCLAVDARLDAAGNVKSFRVIRGFMKSQAKLSYEDVAVTLGFLDDEPESAAATALRPGLEIAYELSRVLRGRRMERGALDFELPEPKITLEEGLPVAVTKRSQNPGIKKAYSLIEELMLLANEVVAGWLVERNLPSLFRVHLPPDETKLQKLGVMCAELGVEFDVEHTKDPKALAGLLKTFAKHPLSAVLNSLLLRSMKQATYDVQNLGHFGLASKAYLHFTSPIRRYPDVWVHRTVHALALGERPERDVDVLGEAAVMSSQNERKAMEVERGIVDLYRAYYMKDHIGERFVGRVSAVVGSGVFVALDEPFLEVLVRVEDLGGLDYEVDDSGLRVIGRRSGDVISLGDGMLVEVIDVSLQRRTVLGKRISGTKAERLGLAKLRESVPGVVDDEGAVRGGARSAPQRHRNKKPPKGSKNRVVGSRTPRSPGAKAGSKAAAGAKSSARKPAGGKAAKSAKPTRPGGGKKKR
- a CDS encoding serine/threonine protein kinase; the protein is MHPGTLRDLAVARVGRAYAGKWTIESLIDMGGMAAVYAGTHRNGKRVALKVLHEHIAKDPDLRARFLREGYVANLIEHPGAVQILDDHDDPVHNEVLLVMELLEGQSIDRWLKGSGGTMPMTDALAVGFQVLDVLEAFHEAGVVHRDIKPGNLFVTRAGVVKVLDFGLARLKDRSLGKATGVGTVLGTASYIPPEQAQGLPDRIDARSDLFAVGAVLFHMLSGFVVHEGRSSVDRLFSAMRTPPRPLLSLAPRVPPEIGDVVDKALSFERDGRYDSAREMRDALRAAYLAVFRAPVARPVAHSKLEGFDEAFAEPSAVVEVSFGPPPTTRPER
- a CDS encoding peroxiredoxin; its protein translation is MNLARRRSLGAVAGLLFVVTSAACGEPRRPDGGEGLLPAGAQAPDLEGKNPEGRRLRLSAAGDKVKVVYFYPKDQTPGCTKEACAFRDAYAKLEGAGVVVFGVSKDSEASHDEFAKKHSLPFFLAADESGAVVKAYGVGSTLGMASRVTFLVGRDNRVLKVFPSVDPAVHVDEVLAALPK
- a CDS encoding thioredoxin domain-containing protein; this translates as MRSRALRAKEETTSMRANDAARWASLLVPALFALAASTVLLVDYTRPVPIFCAQGGGCDAVKRTVFAHVLGVPTPAFGVAAFVMLGVLTGLRGAQVRFAQACMATFAAVVSVALLGVQFRMRQLCPYCVVSDVAAVLLLGAAVVRYRTAWDPPPGRGASMATAGLLTASMVVPAALSLVVKPSVPPAIRAELAKTPPGKATVVDFVDFECPWCRRNHKELAPLLKRHADRVRVARKQVPLPMHLNAINAARASVCADKLGKGDAVADALFATPPSDLDPRGCEDVAKASGVDLEAYRACVKDPSTDARILADSEEFKVAGGHGLPTLWIGQERIEGASDAPVLSGALDRALAP
- a CDS encoding LysR family transcriptional regulator gives rise to the protein MFMFELLQTFVFVAEEGTITAAARRAHVTQPALTSALKRLEALVGATLVVRSRPRVALTAAGSALLPHARAALTSARDGLRAVEEVAGLAAGEVRLGAGATACAYFLPPILAEFRRRYPRVAIVLREATHPDLALGLAAGEFDLAVVSRSPSAGATRHEAGDDLFCEDELVLVRAPELVDASPERTPFVTFPRGAHARAALDELFPGATIAMEIASIAAVKANVRAGMGLGLVSRRAALRDLARGDLVLVPSPLTPRKRSLVIAHRGLSRLPPAAAALRELLLARRPAPVTAPATAATELSRRRRPRSRRPHP
- a CDS encoding TSUP family transporter codes for the protein MAAALLVPLGFVGGVVTTLAGQGGGLLLVLALSSVVGPHGALALTTPALLFGNMHRAWLCRRVVAHRLAATLVLGVVPGAYLGGRFAGAAPAWLLSGALVLVTALAVLKAAGWLKASVPHRALAPAAAVIGALAGTSGGAGLLLGPLVHSTGLRGAAFVGTVAAIATALHAARLVAYGSSGMLTGAQVPLAALLAVGIFAGNLAADRLRSRLGDRVTARLELGTLVGCAALALAGVT